The genomic stretch TTCATTACAAATGACGGCACCGCAGGTCGCACTTACAGCGGCACCCTATCGACAGCACTTGTCAGCGGGAGCGAAAGCCTTCAGGTCTCTGTTGATGGAGGCATAACTTGGTCTACCAATGCCCTCGTCAGTGGCACGAATTGGACGTTCGTCGATAATAATACTCAGTCAAGCAATTGGACGATTCAGACTCGGGTGGTTGACAATGCTGGCAATGCTGGTGCGATCGCCAGTAAAGCCATTACCCTCGATCAACAAATTTCAGCTGCCAGTACGATTACCCTTGACCTGCTAGCAACGAGTGATTCTGGTGTCAGTAATACAGATAACATCACGAACAAAACATTACCCACATTCGCTGTCACCTTCGATCCTACAAAAGCACAAGCAGGGGATATCGTTGAGATCCGCAAGGGCGCTCTTGTCCTTGGCTCTACAACGCTTGATACTACTCTGGCTAACGCTGGCACAGTCAATGTGACGCTGACCACCACCCTCAGTAACGGCTTAAATACACTTTCTGCTGTTCACCGCGATATTGCTGGCAATAGTGTCACAGGTTCTACCTCTCTTGCAGTTACTCGCGATACCACAGCGCCAGCAGCCCCAGTCTTGGGTGGATACACATCGACAAGCGTTAACGGAACGACAGAGGCAAATGCAACCATCAAGTTTTCTACGAGTGCCAGTTCACCGTCGAGCTTTGCAGGGGCTGCGGCTACAGCTCTCGCTAGTGGCAACTATGCGATCGCAACCTCGGGACTGACTGGTTCTGTCGGTGGTACAAGTTACTATCTCTATGCTGAGGATGTGGCAGGCAACTTGAGTTCTGCCAGTAGTCAGCGGGTGATAGTTGGTACTTCTGGTAATGACATTCTAACTGGGGGGGCAAGTGGTAGCGACCTCTTGGTTGGTGGTAACGGAATTGATAAGGCTCAATACGCAGTTGCAAGCAACGCGATCGCTCTGACAGGTCAGATTACATCAACAACGGGAAGCATCAATATTAGAACTGCCAATATTGACGTTCTGACTGGTATCGAACAGATTAATTTCACAGGTTCTGGCTATACAGGAATCGGAAATGGAAACAACCAGTTAAGAGGCTCTATTCAGTCTTCTCTAGGAAACAACTCAATTGCAGCCTTTACTGGTGTTTATGATGCCTTGTCAGGAAGCTTCTCATTTGGCATGGCAACCCCAAATGCGACTCTAATCGCCTTCGATTCCAATTCGGGAAGCGGCACGAATTATGAGGCTTTCCTGCTCCTTAATAAGAGCACGATCAGTGGCAACACAGCATTTGGTGGCGGAACTTTGAGCTTGGCTAATCTTTAAACTCTATAGCTAGCCTTAATACCAAAACACAAAGTGGCAAAGCTATTTTGTGTTTTTAAAACCCTTACAGGGTTTGGCTTTTAATTCATAGAAGTGTTGTCACACTTTTGTGAATTGGTATAACGTGCCAGATGTTAAGGTTAGCAACATCATTAGAGATTATTCAAGTTTTAGCTTTTTCGCAGGGATTAACATTATAAAACACCAAAATTGGTTTCATAATGTTAATTCTTGGCTTTTTAGATCTCAACTCCAGCTTGAAAAATCTGATTTGCAGTAAGCTTTAATTCGGGGAAAGCTTGAGAAATAATGCGTTCATCATCACGAAACTTAATAATTTGATATTCGCCCTCGACCAAATTACAAAAGGTTTGGGGCATAGCTATTAGGCTTGGCTGACTATGAAAAATATTGTAATCCGCAATAAGATCTGCGATGTTTTGCACAGCAGATCTTATTGAATCTGTTGGCTTTGCAGTTGTTCGATTTCGCGGATAACTCTGGCTTGGCTGGACATTAAATGATTACTAAGAGCCGTGAAAGCCGCTTCGTAATCTCGTTTTACGATCGCTTCATAAATTTGACGATGCTCCGAGCGGATCTCTAAAACCTTGAGATTTTGTTGCACTGTCTGCATCCGCAATAATGCCATTTTGTCGAATAGCTGATCGAGGAGCAAAGCTAGCCAAGGATTGCCCGAACATTCCGCGATCGCTCGATGAAATTGGTAATCGATATGTAGTAACTGGTAGCTTGTCAGCTGATTTGGCTGCTGGGCGATCGCTTTTTCTGCTTGCTGAATCGCCAACTCAATTTTTGCTAACTGCTCAGCAGTGGCATTTTTACAGGCTTCTAAGACTGATTCTTGCTCTAGTACCAAACGACAACGATAGAGATGTTTAGCATCAGCAGTCGAGAAACTGACCACCCGAAGATTGCCATTTTCATCGGTTATAACAAGCTGCTCTTGCTGTAACTGCTGTAGTGCCTCACGTATTGGTGTACGGCTAACTTGTAATTTCTCGGCAATTTGGGTCTCTACTAAACGTGAGCCAGCTAAAAATTCCCCTGACAAAATAGCTGAGCGCAAAACCTGATAGGTTTGCTCACGCAAAGATTGTGAACGTTGGATGGGACGAGGTGATGAGAGCAACAATCAGAAATCTCCTAAAATCTGTGTGAATAATTCTCTGCGATTTTGACTATAAAAGGATCAGCAGAAATCATGAGAATTTTTTGGCTTTTCGTAAAGTTTGTAAGTACCGATATCGTAATTAAACCCCAGATCAAAAACTTGTGATGCCCATTAGGCAAGCATAAGTTTTAAGATTTTATATTTAATTGCGTCAGCTTACTTAATCATCGAAATAATCATTCTTCAATACAGACAAGAATCTTAATCCTATTGTTTCTTGATTTTTAGATAAATTCATGAAGCAACTTCGCCTGAAAATCGAATAAAAGTACCATATTAATTACAAATATGTGTATACAGTATATTGTATTCATAGCTTCCTGCTTAACATATCTTTAAGGAATAATCTGAGCCATGATAGCGATAGTTCCCAAATTAGCGATCAATTGCGATCGCCTTGATCGCAGTCTTGCTGAACTTGCCACAATTGGCAAGCTGCCCAACGGTGGAGTGTGCAGACTTGCTTTTTCTGAAGAGGACATACTGGCTCGTAAATTGATCAAAACTTGGATGCTAGAAGCAGGAATGTCTGTACGCAGTGACGCGGTTGGCAATATCATCGGTACTTATGCAGGAACAGAATCAGGAACAGCAGCTTTGGCGACAGGATCGCACATTGACACCGTCCCAGTGGGAGGCAGGTTCGATGGTTGTCTCGGCGTTTTGGCGGGAATCGAAGTGGCGAAGGTATTTCAAGAAAGCCAGATACGGCTGCGTCATCCCTTTGAAGTAATAGTTTTTTCTGATGAAGAAAATAGTGTGATTGGCTGTAAAGCGATCGCAGGCAATGCTCCAACTGATCCTGAACGTTATCGTCGTAAAGATGGCACATCAATTCAAGATTGTTTAAAAAATGTTGGTGGTGATTGGGATAAGCTCCATACTGCTAAACGCGATCGCCATGAAATTGCGGCGTTTATCGAACTCCATGTTGAGCAGGGCGGCGTACTTGAAGCATTAGATAAACAAATCGGCGTAGTTACAGGTATCGTCGGTCAATATCGCTTTATGGTGACAATTATTGGTCGTCCCAACCATGCAGGCACAACGCCAATGCATATGCGAAAAGATGCTCTCGTTGCGGCTTCTCAACTGGTATTAGCAATCAATCGCCTTGGTGTAGAAACGAAGGGTGAACAAGTTGCTACTGTAGGACATATGACTGTTTCGCCTAACGCAACTAATGTTGTGCCAGCCCGTGTAGATATGAGCATTGATTTGCGCGACCTCTCTGAAGAGAATCTGCAATATTTAATCGCGCAGATTGAGAAAGAATGTGAGGCGATCGCGCAAAATACAGGTACAGAATTTACCATTGAGCAGAAGCTGCATGTGCTGCCAACTCCAGCTAATTCCGAATTAATGGAGGCGATCACTAACGTCTGTCAAGAACTCAAACTTAGTTACGATTACTTACCTAGCCGCGCAGGACATGACGCTCAAGAGATTGGACGTTTTACGAATATGGGCATGATTTTTGTTCCCAGTCTCGATGGTATTAGTCATTCGCAGGATGAATATACTTCACCAGAGCAATGCGCTCAGGGTGCAAATGTTTTGTTACATACGCTTTTAGTGATCGATAAAACTCTGTAATACCAAATACAAAATGGCGTAGCCATTTTGTATTTTAAAGCCCAGTAATGCAAAGCGCCTGCGTAGCAGGCGCTTTGCATTTTATCTCAAAAGATGAGAAGCGCCGCTTCTCATCTTTTGAGGTTCTCGATGAATATCCAAGTTTGTAGAACCTCGGCAACAGTCCAAGCTTGAGCAATACAACCTCGCGATCGCATCGGGGCATCACCATCAAAGATCTCACTCAAACTACCTAAACCTCCAGCTTGCAGATGATGAGACATTGGCTGGAGTATTGCATGAGCCTGTTCGGGATTTTGATAGACCCGCAGATGACTCCGCACAAATGCGCCCAGCAACCAGCCCCATACTGTTCCTTGATGATAAACACTGTCCCTTTGATAGGAATTACCAGCATAATGTCCGCAATAGTCAGGATGTTCAGGGGATAGCGATCGCAATCCGTAGGAAGTAAGTAGCGATCGCCCACATGTATCCACAATACTTTTTTGTTGAACTTCAGTTAATAGTGGCGAAATGGGCAGAGATACAGCAAAGATTTGATTGGGACGCAGAGTATCATCGTTAAACGCTTTGCCGTCTGAATTTAGAACATCATAGCAATAACCAGTTAATGGATTCCAAAACTTCTGAAATCCGATTCTGGCTTGATCTGCGAGTTTCTCATAACGATCATGGGGTTTGCCAATCTTTTGCGCGATCGCAGACATCGTCGCAAGGGCGCAATACCAAAGCGCATTAATTTCTATGGGCTTACCAATGCGAGGCGTGACTACCCAGTCACCAATCTTGGCATCCATCCAAGTTAGTTGTACTCCCGATTCACCTGCATAGAGCAAGCCATCACTATCGAGATGGATGTTGTAGCGAGTACCTTGGCAATGCCAATCGATAACTTCTTCGAGAGCAGGAAAGAGTTGATGTAATAATTGCTCGTTGCCAGTTGCCGCGTGATAGGCACGGATTGCCTCAAAGTACCAAAGCGTGGCATCAACAGTGTTGTATTCTGGCATTTCTCCGACATCGGGGAAACGATTCGGCAGCATTCCACGATCTAGATATTGGGCAAAGGTGAGTAAAATGGAACGCGCAATTTCAGGACGACCCGTTGCTAACGTCAATCCTGACAAACTAATCATCGTATCTCTTCCCCAGTCAGAGAACCAGTGATATCCAGCAATAATCGTTTTGCCATTATCTAGCTCTGGACGATCCACAATAAATTGATCGGCTGCTAGCACTAAATGCTCGATCCAATCTGGTGCAGACTGAGTTGAAATTTTGGAGGAATAATTTAAGGAATAGAAAGAGTACCAAGTATCTAACAATTTCGCATCGCGATCGCGCTCTATTTGTAAAGCGAATTTACCATCTAAGGAAGCACTAGCAGTCGTGCTCGCAATAATAGTTAAAGCCTCGCCCACTTCCAGTTTTACTTCAAAAGTAACAACATGAAGATGATCTTCGCGATCGCTTAATCCGCGTTCTCTTTCTATCGCTAGCTCGAATCCCTTATACCAATCATGAGCAAGCGTGAAATTACCGCGATCGCATAGTAAATAGAATGGAGTTGCGGTCGGGAAAGCCCTAATACAAACTCCTTTCTCAATGCGATCCACTTGCATTTGCCAATTGCCGCCAATGGTACTGCCGTGGTAATCACGATAGTTAACTAATGCTTTAATTGAGAGTGTTATAGGAGAACTACCACGCTCTAGAGCATACTGAATATAGGTAGTATTTTGTCCATGCTGCATCCATATCCGCTTTTGGAGTATTGCATCAGCACAGGCAAAGCTCCATTTGGGTATAGTTCCTTCTAATGCGAAACTTTCAATATTTTGATAGCCTGATGGTTCAACAGTTCCATCTGCCCAACGATTAGTATGAAGAGGATAATGCCGATCCCTATATCTTACAGTTTCATCTAATTTTGAGAGCAAGAGCGATCGCTCTAATGGTGGTTTGAGTGCGCCTACCAATAATCCATGATAGCGACGGGTCAACATTCCTGAAATCGTACCAGAGGCATAGCCACCAATGCCATTAGTCACTAGCCATTCATATTCTTCTGATTTAGTGCGATCGCCACAAATCTCTCTTCCAAAATTAATGCTCATTATTTACATATTTTTACTGGATCTCAATTCACCCTAACAGATTTGGTTAATCGATACCTGTGCTTATGATAAAGGATTCATTAAACATTTTAGAAATTTCTATAGGGCTATCCTCAGCAAAAAATTATTTATAGCAATGTAATACCAAAACACAAAGTGGCTACGCCACTTTGTGTTTTTAAAACCCTTACAGGGTTTGCTTTTTAATTCACAAAAGTGTGACAACACTTTTGTGAATTGGTATAAGGTTTGCTTAGAACAACCCAAAAGATGAGTGGCGGCGCTTCGCGCCGCCACTCATCTTTTGGGTTTTGATGTAATACCAATTCATAAAAGTGTGTCGGCACTTTTGTGAATTGGTATAAATTCTATAGAATATAGTTCATGACTTCTAGAATATTCTAGTTTTGGCGATTGATTTCTTGTTGAATCCATTCGTCAACGGGTTGACCATCTTTACGAGTGAGTTCAATCTCTACCATTACAGAAGAAACTGCACCAACTGGAGCCATTTTTTGATGGAAACGAATTACATAATCTTTAGGATTATGATTGCGTTCCTTGAGCCAGTCTTGAACTTTGAGTTCTGCAAAGACTGACTGACCTTGCTCAAACATCCTTGCAACCTGCATTCTGATCGTAAAAGGATTGACTTGTGGCATAAAAAACTCCATCTATAACAAGTGACAAAAAATTCCGTCTGTAGTTATTTTTTTAATACAAGATAGTACAACTCACCGTCGCCTTTGATTAATCCAGCCCTTTGTTTAGCCCGATCGCCTGTTCCCATAAAAATGTCCACTCGTCCCGCACCGCGAATCGCGCCGCCAGTATCTTGATCAAGCGCAAAGCGTTGAACTTGACGCAATTCGAGCTTGCCAGTGGTGGGATTTTCAAACGGAATTTCAGTGCGGATTAGGGCAATGCCGCCAGAGGGAAAGATCTTTTTATCAGTAGCGATCGATCGCTCTGCACTAACTGGCGCACCGAGACTACCCGTCGCAGGTTTACCATTGGTTTCGCGGAAAAAGACAAAACTGGGGTTGCGATTGAGATACTTAACTAAATCTTGGGGATTTTTTTGAAAATATTCAATCAGTGTCTGCAAAGTCACATCTTCAAGACGCATTTTGCCATCTCTGACTAGCTCTGCACCAACCGAACGATAAGGCTGATCGGTTTTGCCTGCATAACCAACTGTTAATAAATTACCATCGGGTAACTCAAACCTTGCAGAGCCTTGGACATGAACTAAGAAAGCTTGGAAGCGATCGCTTAACCATACAATTTCTAAACCTGCCATTTGCTTACTCCCTTCAAGCATGGCTCGGGTGGGGTGGGGCGATGTCCATTGAGCAAAGTCAGTTGGCAGGCTATAAAGCGGGTATTTAAACTCGTCAGTACGAGTACGGCTGGCTTTGTACAATGCCTCGTAATAGCCTGTAAACTGAACGCCGCCATTGCCATCACGCCCTACCGACTGATAAAGATCAAATTCACGATTTACAGCTTGCTGGAGATCTTTGGCTGTGCGAGACACTTGTACGAGCCTACGAAATCGCACCAAACTGCGCTCCATGAGATCTTGACTAATTCCTGCGATCGGATAGCGCTTTGCAGCAGATGGGGTGCGAATGTACTGAATACTATGGTCGATCGCTTGCAGGAGATTTTGGCGATCGCTCTCTAATAGATCATCGGTGAGATCAAGGGCGAGAGGGTTAACTGCACGCGGCGGGATTGGTACTATGGCTTGAGCAAGTTTGAGTTCTGCTGCTTCGGCTGGTCTTTGAAAATCGGTTTGCATATAGCATGGTGGTACAGCACAGATCAAGCCGACCCAAGTTGCAAATAAGATATCCCCACCACGATGCAAGGTTGAAACCCAAGATTTCTGAGCTGGAAACCCCTTTTTTCTGCCTAATAAATCGTATTTACTTTTACCGAACCTATGGGAACCAATCACCCTTGAAAACTCCTCACTAAATAATCCTATGTTCGATCAGGGTTCTACAACTTAATAAAGAATCAAATTTTTGTGGTGCGGCAAGCCGCAATACAAAAATCGCTTTTTTATTTCACTTCTGTTCCCCATCATACTTGACGTTAATACTAGCTTTTTGTTCGTACAAACGATTAAGCATTTTCGGGTCAATGTTGAAGTGATAGCATATTTTTAACAACTGATTGAGCATAGCATGACGATATATTCCCCTCTGGTGAAATCGTCTTGCGGAGGTAACAACCTTGCCTTGAGTCAGCGCTGGCTTCGAGAATTGACATAGGCGCTTGCTTAACAACGTATCTTCAAAAATATCGAGATCAGGGACATTGCCAATTTCAGCTAATACTTGGCGATCAATGAACGGACAGTGATCAAAATAAACGATTCCTTTTTGCTTTAAGCGAACATGGTTAGAGTACCAAGACGTAAAATGCAGTAACCAATGTGTAAAGTCAAAGCTATGGCAAAATGCGCCCCATTTACTTCCTGATTCTAAAGCCTGCTCAATTAGCTGTAGGGCAATACGCTCTGGTAAAAGCGTTGCTGGATGATGTAACAAAATTATGTCGCCTGTGCAAACAGCGATACCATCATTTAGTCTCTGGGCACGATTTTTGGCAAGCGACCTGATAACTTGGATCTCAGGCGATCGCGCGGCATATTCGTCCAAGACTCGATCTGTCCCATCATCACTGGCACTAACTACGGCAATAATTTCTTTTTCACAATTTTGAGGAACTAATTGGGCAATTAGATTTGTAAGAATTCGGTCTAAATAACCATGCCGAATTTCATTGAGACAGGGCAGAATTATAGATAGGCGCATATACTCTATTACCACTTATTATTCACTGGTAATACCAAAACACAAAATGGCTACGCCATTTTGTGTTTTTAAAACCCTTACTGGGTTTGGTTTTTAATTCACGAAAGTGTTGCTACACTTTTGTGGATTGGTATAAGGGAGTATATAACAGTCCTAAATCATTTGTAGATTTTTTGGGTTTGTAGAAGAACGCCATTTTGAGGTGCTCTTCTACAAACCATTTACGATTGCTATAGCAATCGCGATGTTATGATACAAACAATAATAAAGATACTTACTATGACCAGTCAAAATCCAAACCAACCTGAACAAACTGAAATACATGAAGATTATGAACAGACTAAAAATGCTTCTATCCTTATAGTTGATGATACTATTTACAATATTCAACTTCTATCCTTGATGTTAAAGAGACAAGGGTATGGAGTTCAAAAAGCTACTAGTGGATTAGAAGCATTAGATAAAGTTAATCAACAATTACCTGATATAATTCTGTTAGACATTCGGATGCCTGATATTAATGGCTATGAAGTATGTACTAGATTAAAGGCTAATCCAACAACT from Pseudanabaena sp. BC1403 encodes the following:
- a CDS encoding GntR family transcriptional regulator, which produces MLLSSPRPIQRSQSLREQTYQVLRSAILSGEFLAGSRLVETQIAEKLQVSRTPIREALQQLQQEQLVITDENGNLRVVSFSTADAKHLYRCRLVLEQESVLEACKNATAEQLAKIELAIQQAEKAIAQQPNQLTSYQLLHIDYQFHRAIAECSGNPWLALLLDQLFDKMALLRMQTVQQNLKVLEIRSEHRQIYEAIVKRDYEAAFTALSNHLMSSQARVIREIEQLQSQQIQ
- a CDS encoding Zn-dependent hydrolase, encoding MIAIVPKLAINCDRLDRSLAELATIGKLPNGGVCRLAFSEEDILARKLIKTWMLEAGMSVRSDAVGNIIGTYAGTESGTAALATGSHIDTVPVGGRFDGCLGVLAGIEVAKVFQESQIRLRHPFEVIVFSDEENSVIGCKAIAGNAPTDPERYRRKDGTSIQDCLKNVGGDWDKLHTAKRDRHEIAAFIELHVEQGGVLEALDKQIGVVTGIVGQYRFMVTIIGRPNHAGTTPMHMRKDALVAASQLVLAINRLGVETKGEQVATVGHMTVSPNATNVVPARVDMSIDLRDLSEENLQYLIAQIEKECEAIAQNTGTEFTIEQKLHVLPTPANSELMEAITNVCQELKLSYDYLPSRAGHDAQEIGRFTNMGMIFVPSLDGISHSQDEYTSPEQCAQGANVLLHTLLVIDKTL
- a CDS encoding amylo-alpha-1,6-glucosidase is translated as MSINFGREICGDRTKSEEYEWLVTNGIGGYASGTISGMLTRRYHGLLVGALKPPLERSLLLSKLDETVRYRDRHYPLHTNRWADGTVEPSGYQNIESFALEGTIPKWSFACADAILQKRIWMQHGQNTTYIQYALERGSSPITLSIKALVNYRDYHGSTIGGNWQMQVDRIEKGVCIRAFPTATPFYLLCDRGNFTLAHDWYKGFELAIERERGLSDREDHLHVVTFEVKLEVGEALTIIASTTASASLDGKFALQIERDRDAKLLDTWYSFYSLNYSSKISTQSAPDWIEHLVLAADQFIVDRPELDNGKTIIAGYHWFSDWGRDTMISLSGLTLATGRPEIARSILLTFAQYLDRGMLPNRFPDVGEMPEYNTVDATLWYFEAIRAYHAATGNEQLLHQLFPALEEVIDWHCQGTRYNIHLDSDGLLYAGESGVQLTWMDAKIGDWVVTPRIGKPIEINALWYCALATMSAIAQKIGKPHDRYEKLADQARIGFQKFWNPLTGYCYDVLNSDGKAFNDDTLRPNQIFAVSLPISPLLTEVQQKSIVDTCGRSLLTSYGLRSLSPEHPDYCGHYAGNSYQRDSVYHQGTVWGWLLGAFVRSHLRVYQNPEQAHAILQPMSHHLQAGGLGSLSEIFDGDAPMRSRGCIAQAWTVAEVLQTWIFIENLKR
- a CDS encoding murein transglycosylase A is translated as MIGSHRFGKSKYDLLGRKKGFPAQKSWVSTLHRGGDILFATWVGLICAVPPCYMQTDFQRPAEAAELKLAQAIVPIPPRAVNPLALDLTDDLLESDRQNLLQAIDHSIQYIRTPSAAKRYPIAGISQDLMERSLVRFRRLVQVSRTAKDLQQAVNREFDLYQSVGRDGNGGVQFTGYYEALYKASRTRTDEFKYPLYSLPTDFAQWTSPHPTRAMLEGSKQMAGLEIVWLSDRFQAFLVHVQGSARFELPDGNLLTVGYAGKTDQPYRSVGAELVRDGKMRLEDVTLQTLIEYFQKNPQDLVKYLNRNPSFVFFRETNGKPATGSLGAPVSAERSIATDKKIFPSGGIALIRTEIPFENPTTGKLELRQVQRFALDQDTGGAIRGAGRVDIFMGTGDRAKQRAGLIKGDGELYYLVLKK
- a CDS encoding glycosyltransferase, which codes for MRLSIILPCLNEIRHGYLDRILTNLIAQLVPQNCEKEIIAVVSASDDGTDRVLDEYAARSPEIQVIRSLAKNRAQRLNDGIAVCTGDIILLHHPATLLPERIALQLIEQALESGSKWGAFCHSFDFTHWLLHFTSWYSNHVRLKQKGIVYFDHCPFIDRQVLAEIGNVPDLDIFEDTLLSKRLCQFSKPALTQGKVVTSARRFHQRGIYRHAMLNQLLKICYHFNIDPKMLNRLYEQKASINVKYDGEQK